TCCTCTTCTAGATAAGTGTGTTAGTGATGAGACTCCTCCAGGTCCTGGTTACGttgaaaaagatgaagaagaggatgagaTGCGTTGGTTTTACTCTGGGTTGGGACCAGGATTTGCAGTTGGGTTTTGGGCCTTATGTGGCATTTTAGTGCTCAAGAAGTCTTGGAGGATTGTCTATTACCACTTCTTTGATGAGATGAAAGATAGACTCTTTCCGTAATTATTATAGGATGTTATACTGAAGAAGTTTGATAGAAATCCAAGTAATGTGTAATGAATTATTGTTGTAATGTTGATGCGTCATgagggttgtttttttttttgagtacTTTTAATGAGCATTGTAATAGAAAGCTTTAGTGATGAATTTGGAGAGAGAATAGGTCAGTATAGTCCCCTCTAATGTATATAATaattattaataaaattacaaTTGATGTGCTCCCacatttccttttttaaaaaattaaaaataataaatattcctACTTTGTATAAGCCAGTTGCTCTTCTCACCAATTGGGGCACGCCAATAAGCTAGGGAAACTGATGCGGAttgcctgcgaaagcctttcttaCCAAGATTAACACGGGTAATGGTCCAGTGCTCAGTCCAATCAATTAATTGGACCGTCCACAAGGCTAATGACATATTTCAATGGCTACTATGCAAATCTTAATTAACCAGATCAAATGATTCTGGTCATAGGATCAATCAACTACAAAAGATGCCTTGTGCAAAAATAGGTCCATTCTACAATTTGGGTCATCTATTTTTTGGGATCGGTTAGTGGAATAAAAGAAGTATTTCTATCAAATAAAATAAACCATCCAATCAAATGGCCCAGGAAATGGAAGGCTACGGAAAAAGAAGGGAAACTTTTGGATGGATCTGATTATCTGATCTGTGTAATTTTTACAAGGTGGCTCACGAAAGCATTTGAGTTAACGGTTGGTCAGGAGCATGGATTTAAAACTCACGATTCGATGTGACTTACTTTGAGTCATGTGGCGGATATTTCATTAATGACAAAAATACTCTTACAGAACTTTACGCATACACTCACTCTTCAACTTCATTGCTAAAGGATGGCTTGGATAATTTGATTGCTAATAATCCCGAGCACAATAAGTGCTCCTAGTTGTGTTGGGACCCTTGGATAATTTGATTGCTCGATCTGTACCATTCATCAGGCCCATCACAAATTTTACAGGCTACCATAGAAAATTCACTGTTCAGACAATTCGAAGTATCCATCAACAGCTTACAAAATGGACAGCTACGATTGTTTACATAAGAATAGGTCTGATTGGATGGCTTATGTTTCTAAACGGTCACTATTATCagtcaatcctaaccattgcaCCAATGGCCTACAAACAGATGGATATAAATTGAAAAAAGGGTAAGTATGGATTGAATCATTCAACAAATGTGATTTTTTGCATTGTAGACCCTGAAATGAATACTGGactaatggacggcatagattgaTCGATCAGTCAGACTATCAACATCTTCCAGAACAAGAAGGATGATGGTGCATGCATGTGGATTTTCATTGAACCACTGGATCATTCCGTAACTTATAATGATATGaaccactggatcatttctcaataACAAAACAATACAACCTTATCCATTGAAcatttaataaaaattaaaaataaaaaattaaataaaaccaCATGATCACATGATGGTGCATGCATGTGGATTTTCATCGCTGAAAAGGGACGCCACAGCTTCATTAGATGCCACAGCCACTGAGTATGTCGCGGGAGTATGGAAGAAAGTGTGTACACTCCCCACGTCGTTGCTGGACCGTTCGTAATAGTGGTTCGCTATATGGGCTGGGTATTTATAAAATGATGAATAATGGGAGTAAGCTGGGAATGGCCATGGCTCGGCAGCCTTCCCAGTCCAACGGACGGTCTTGATTACCTTCTTCTCCTCCACTGCATGCCCTCTTACGGTAACCTTCTGTGTTTCCATTCCTATGTCTATTTCATCTACTCCTGCGGAGCATATAAAGAACTGAATAAATCAACATACTAGTTATTCATCTATGCTTATCATGGGgtggcacatgtgccaatgtgtcatACGTGTTCAAGACTCAATCagttcatcaagtaggccccacttaAGACTTCCACCGTGTGTACATATTATATCTTACAAATATGCCACGGATCCATCTTAAATATAGACCATTAATTAGTTTCATTCCTttaaaatgtctatttctttgtgcatgtgtggcccacttgatgagcggaTGGATAGAAAATGTTCAAGTGGGAAATAAGAATTTTATCAACTTCTGATCAGGCTCGGGCAACCAATTCTTCTAGGCTTAAACCGGGCCTGTGTGGTAGGCCCATGCAAGTTCAGGCCACGATCAGGTCCTGGGTCTTAACTGTTGGGTTGACCAGGGCCTAGCTTGGCCTGACACAAGCCTCGTCCATTGCCACCTGTgcttgggtaacataaatttTTGTAGGCCTGGGTCCATTTTCAAATAAGGCCTATACCCGACTTCTGGTCTTTTGTAGGCCCGATCTCGACCCATATCTGGCtgggaacccgaacccgaacccgatatgGGAAGCTAGAGAAGTAAATTGCATTTTGGAAGCTAGCAACTGAATCTGCTAACAGATAACAAGGCTTTGAATATTGAGTTTGTTcatggtgcgtttggttgcaccaaatatcatgaaatttcatgatatgttgcaccaaattagactgactaatcatgaaatatcatggtatttggtGCAAACAAACACGCCATTAGTGTACAAGAAGCATGCTTAGGATTAGAAAATGTGCATTACTGGATGGGGCTCATATAGCTGCTTGGctcaacaatccaaaccatccatctggtgggccccgtTCCAAATGACCGTGTTCTAAGAACAACGTCCATTTATGTTAGACGAtcaagatggacagcttggaatTGCAAATCATATAATGTTGCAGctaatccaaacaagctgtgaCCAGCACAAGCAATACTAATACAAACTCTTAGGCCGTGTTTGGCTgcatgatatcatgaaattttttgatatttggtgcaaccaaacaaagCCTTAATAAGAGATTGATCATGTATATACCTTCGAGCTTGAAGAGAGCTTTTTGAATCTTTGTGGCGCAGCCCTCGCAGTCGAGGTTGGGGACCCTCACCTGTATCACCTGCAACCGGGTCACGGCATCGATCAGACGTTAGCATGTGATTAGTTACTAATTACAATATAATCACtacctaaaaccaaaatgcatACTTACAGACATGCTTTTGTAGTTTAATATGATAGAACAAAATGTATGTGTAGGAGGATTCTTACGTAGAAATAGAAGTGTGTTTGGGAGCCTATTTATAGAGAGGCATTTGAACGTTGGATCTCCAATGGAATGAACGGTTAGAAGTATCCTATGAGGAATTTGTGGGGAGGCTTTTTGGAGCgttggattttgaaaatttgagagaGAAGTGGGCCAAGGCGTGCAATGGTAAAAAGAAAGGAGACTTTTCAGCCCTACAAAAGCACTTTTTTCTTTTATGTCCCTTGCAATGAGAAAGCTGGTTTGGAAGGCTGGGAGATGTTGGTGCACTCCCGGACACATGTGCCAGTTTTACCCAAGCTGgtcactaggtggggcccaccatgtgggtTCTcccgcccaaaaatcaggctggcccaCCTGCTTGGTGGTCAGTACTTGTATATTAAAATGGAAATCTTTTCTAACTCTCTATTTTCTCGtgcatggggtggcccaccaaaatgagtagacatttttttctttttcttttttggatggTTTTGGGGACACCTAGTGAGTGGCTTGGATCCCACGGATAGTAAGTGCGCTTGCCTAGCCCACCCTCCTGCGTGAGTGGGGAGCTATACTGTGATGATGGTTTACCAGCATTTTAGAAGGTGATTTAACCAATAACGACATGGTTACATTATTGTATTCTAGACCGTCCAAACTATGATTCCCATTGTGGGTTGTGCATATgtaaaaaaagtaataaaaataaaaaataaaaaataaaaaataaaaataaaaatcacactgatcgagTAATGCTAGCCATCTGATTTCACCCGTTGAATTTGGAAATCTGCCCATTCTACTTCTAACGATTCATCCCCCACTCGGGTGGTTAGGACTGGATGGTCAGTTAttcccatccatcaggtgggtcacggATTGGACGATCCTGATTACCGTGCTTTTAGTTTATAGTCAATGAGTCACATCCATTTTAAAAGGAAGGTCTGGGTGATGAAGCTTGGTGGGTCCCTTTGATCATGACCATTCACGTCATGCTTTTCATGAACATGGCCGATGACATCATTAACTTCTCACTTATATCCGGTTATGTGGAAATTACACCATCTCCCAAACTGATAAGAACCTTGCTAAGGCCTAAGGCCAGTCGGTGCCACACGTGTACACGTGTGCAAAATGTAggtcgttcatcaggtgggtgcctagcccaaaaatcaggacatGCAGTCACTGGGTGGCCACAATCTACACCCAATGTAGACTTTAGCCCATATCTTTTGACCATCTGCAATTTcgtaaatgtgtggcccacccgataatCAGACCATCCTATATCTCATCCATCGCATACTCATGGGTTGGCCCATATTATGAATAGTAGTGAATGTCAATTTGCTGACATGGCACGTGGAAGCTCCAGcctgttcatcatgtgggacccgtGTAGATGGTCTCACCTAAGATTCACATAGGTCCAATCCTCCAGTGGACCAGCAtgtgatttgaatgtggaccattggccgCTCATATGATATAGGCTCCTCAGCTGATGGACGCAGCATGAGTAGGATTGCAAGTGGCTGGGCATCCTATAGGCCTTGTGAGTGGGCCATGCATGAATTTTTAGGCCGAATAATCAATCTGGATAGATCACATGATGTCCTGAGCTAGACCAATCTAAGGCTATTTTCTGTGTGGTTGGCTAGTAGTTGATGTGGTGCAGGTTGTGAAAGAATTCCCGGACGGTGAAGAAGTAGAGATTTTGGGCCAGAATGCTAATTTAGAATAAGATAGCCAAAACACGGACTGCAACTTCCGATGATCATATCTCTGCCACCCGTTATTGATATACATGTGACTGTATGACAGGTCTTATGACATTTCAATGAGGGAGTTGGTTAGTCCCAGCAGATTTCACGAAAAGGAAAGTTGTTTCCCAGTCAAAGATCAATTTTACTTccaaacttattattattattaagtttttttaatatttatttttcttttgtgttAATGATTTTGATGTAAAATGACGCAATTTAAATCATCACTGATCACTTAATGCAACTAAAATCACCACCCAAGCAACACATTACTAAAATCAAGCGCTTATTTGATTATAATGGCACACGGAATATGTGACAATCATGTGTGTAATAAATAAAATGACGATaatagaaaaaattttaaaacataaCCACACATACATGGTTCACCACTTGAGATACATTCACGGACAATTTGGCAAAAAAATAATCCACTATATTAAGGAgagattacaaaaaataaaataaaatgaagtaaCTTCTTTAAGAATATAACAAAATCCCGTGAATTCAAAGGTTGAAAAGATAAACATTACAATGCTATTAATAAATCTTCAAGAATACAACAAAATCCCCTAAATTCAAGGCTTCAAGAAGAAAACTCCTCTTTTGAAACCCTCTTTGTAAGAAGAATCCTCTTTTCAAATTTCATAACTCTCTGACCCTAATGCAACTTACCCTGAAAGCTCTATATTAACAAGTGAAATACCCGAAATATCCCTCCAAAGGTCCACTAACAATTCCATCAAATATACATCTTCAATGCAACCCAACCAATTCCAACCGTTTTACTAATTAATTCATTTCCCATCGATACAACACCACCCTCATGTGATTTCATACGTACTAATGAGAACACTTGTGATGAGTGGTTCCACTATTAAGTATCTAATTTTGATAAAAAGTTAAGTTAGAGCCTATCATCAACGCATCATCTTTAATCGACGCCGATGTTAACACCTCTACCTGATTGGTTTCATTCTTGGATTCGAAAAGTTGCCTGTCATTGCTCGAATCGAAAtccttcaaatttttatttttcattttctaacaATCTTTCTTTAAGTGACCTATGTCTTCCTGCATACCCAACAAGAAAATTTGTCACCCCTTGATGCTGATCAGCCTCAAGACTTGCTTCTTAAATAATTGTTCAGTTTGCTACCACGTTCATTTGACTTTCTTCTTGTCACGAGAGCTTCCACTTTCAAACCACTTATACTTCTCAAAGACTCGACGATTCAACCTGACTCGTAGGGTCTTGAGTCATGTGGCGATTCGGTGGTAAATCAGCCAAACTGGCTGAATCGGTGGTGACTCGAGGCCGAGcccgagtcgactcggacgagtCTATGGTCAGGAGTTGTTGATTGTATCTCATGAAAATGTGTGTTGGACCTGATGGACAGTCAGGAATCATTGATCGAACTGTCATCTGAATAGAGACGTTGATAGTTCattaatgacaaaaatacccttataCAACTTCGCAAATACCCTCACTCCCCAACTTTATTGCTAAAGCCAAATGTACAAAGCCCATGGAGTAACAAAGACGAATAATCCCGAGCGCTAtaaattatagtgctcctagttgtgttGGGACCCTTGTATAATTTGAATACTCGATCTGTACCATCCATCAGGCCCATCACAAATTTTGCAGGCTACCATAGAAATTTCACAATGTTCAGACAATTCTAAGCATCCATTAACAACTTAAAAAATGGACAGTTGTGATTGTTTACATAagaataggtccaatcaacaatttagaTTGCTTATTTTTCTAAACAATCACTATTatcaatcaatcctaaccattgcaCCAATGGCCTGCAAACAGATGGATATAAATTGAAAAAAGGGCAAGTATGGATTGAATCATCCAACAAGTGTGATTTTTTGCATTGTAGACCTTGAAATGAATGCTAGACTAACGGACAGCATAAATTGATCGATCAGTCAGACTATCAACATCTTCCAATACGAGGAGCACCGTAACTTATAATGATATGAACCACTGGATCACTTCTCAATAACAAAACAATACAACCTTATCCATTGAAcatttaataaaaattaaaaattaaaaataaaataaaaccacaTGATCACATGATGGTGCACGCATGTGGATTTTCATAGCTGAAAAGGGATGCCACAGCTTCATCAGATGCCACAGCCACTGAGTTGGTCGCTGGAGTATGAAAGAAAGTGTGTACACTCGCCACATCGTTGCTGGACCGTTCGTAACAGTGGTTAGCTATGTGGGCCGGGTATTTATAAAATGATGAATAATGGGAGTAAGCTGGGAATGGCCATGGCTCGGCTGCCTTCCCAGTCCGACAGATGGCCATGGCTCTTACGGAAACCTCCTGTGTTTCCATTTCTATGTCTATTTCATCTACTCCTTCGGAGCATGGAAAGAACTGAATAAATCAAAATGCTAGTTATTCATCTATGATTATGATGAGTTGGCACATGTGTCAACGTGTCATACGTGTTCAAGATTCAATCagttcatcaagtaggccccacttaAGACTTCCACCGTACGTACatgtattaatatatatattacaaatatGGCATGGATCCATCTTAAATATAGACCATTGGTTTCATTCCTTTAAAATGTCTacttctttgtgcatgtgtggcccacttgatcagcgGATGGATACAAAATATTCAAGTAAGAAataaggattttatcaatttctGGTCGGGCGAGGCGAGTCTGGGCAGGCTCGGGCAACCAATTCTTCTGGGCTTAAATGGGCGTATGTAGTAGGCCCATGCAAGATCAAGCTCTTGGTCTTACGTGTTGGGTTGGCCGGGCCTAGCTTGGCCTGACACAAgccgggcgcggattggatactgacaaggtcagtagccaaattgatactgaagtgacgtcaccaagctctgtggaccccgccatgatgcatgtgttgtatccataccgtccaaccatttgtagagatcgttttatggccttgcaaaagaatgagatagatctaaatttcaagtggacccaccacagaaaactgtgggagcagtcacacccaccgttgaaacatttatagggcacaccgtgatgtatttt
This DNA window, taken from Magnolia sinica isolate HGM2019 chromosome 14, MsV1, whole genome shotgun sequence, encodes the following:
- the LOC131225655 gene encoding heavy metal-associated isoprenylated plant protein 31-like gives rise to the protein MSVIQVRVPNLDCEGCATKIQKALFKLEGVDEIDIGMETQKVTVRGHAVEEKKVIKTVRWTGKAAEPWPFPAYSHYSSFYKYPAHIANHYYERSSNDVGSVHTFFHTPATYSVAVASNEAVASLFSDENPHACTIM